The following proteins come from a genomic window of Aricia agestis chromosome 19, ilAriAges1.1, whole genome shotgun sequence:
- the LOC121736512 gene encoding serine/threonine-protein kinase WNK1-like isoform X1, producing the protein MDNMASNVTLRSTKQRKDNLIARKQDKSPEKTIRGTRGAYRGIPSTSKRDEDQETSTTERMDRPKKFIQKSHLGKRPDFSLKNRNVHLASSRYGQMTSGLHGHGHQISQPAHHLDSTVLPAKEKTVHGKEKTFKVVVGSEVGVMKAPVLGARPYNALAIIHTQQSNTFDMLNSLTTSVASQPVVGGYRRRSSGQGPLCDPELDDSGNKLVARLEDDAFISEQDLEDTINIATKKGLPHTDVGETDATGDEQPQEQQNGLEYGPIYELEKLTDKDKEKADKEDEEEPIGVSPCGRFFKYDKEVGRGSFKTVYHGLDTQTGVAVAWCELLEKKLNKTERLRFREEADMLKKLQHPNIVRFYNYWEGTVAKKKNIVLITELMVSGTLKTYLRRFKRIKTKVLKSWCRQILKGLNFLHSRTPPIIHRDLKCDNIFITGTTGSVKIGDLGLATLKNRSFAKSVIGTPEFMAPEMYEEHYDESVDVYAFGMCMLEMATGEYPYSECSGPAQIYKKVVSGVKPQSLEKVTIPEVKDIIESCIRPNKADRPKVKDLLNHEFFGEDIGLRLEIVGRDLVTCSDITKIQFRLKIIDPKKRLNTHKENEAIQFEFDVERDDCEEVATDMAKAGLIMEEDARIVTKLLKSQLISLNRERSEKKVQMLFNQELITEQNRQQQQMLLEQQLRQVKMIQSQQGGPVDQVKGGLLNGVGAQPTLAAVQLDQQSQLLQAQQQLLQQQFQQHLTNEEKAIKLFQHNLMQARMSPCLSADQQLLHQQHQLLEQNIKQQVIMEQNLLNQQMFDTVQNHNYIEHQNQQTLEPQQQLQQNLLGQQLAGDLSTQNQMQQIIQQQQNIIAQQAATIQQKQLEEQLTQDSMAAGPQPNLAAGQMLDPSLQNLQNILAQIIHRPETMQPRKDSETEAVQQQQQQQQQMQSQQMQQQVNNLAENLDVHQNNQMEQEAMQQQNNLMNTQMQQQASQINYQQNQQYFHPNILSAAVDPAIFAQQQQVAQAQHQVAQAQQQLNMQKQMLAQQQFVLQQQLINQQQLQMPGQTLSPQHIRTLQQQQYLAQQELQLQTQQNLIDQQNLALLAQKQQLMGQQQQKVEELLRAQRPMYTRQGSEQSQVSAVDAHDQQNLLPDHYQQKPQLQQQISIDRLGHYHTLVQKQQSDEQQQQQQQQYKHLQGQSLPHNALPQGFTLQQGERQISSHEGTPVQNFTTNPLQVYQQRQVQSLAYPEPAPSSQPPASHYQPVEGVLAMAPTSQPPASHYQPMENVPASVPASQPPASLYQPVEGAPSSVPSSQPAVSHYQPEGVPAPVPSSHYQPVESVPASLPAVPPESAPQPAPPPADAVPQQLNIPPDENGLAANTQKEQFHTPMTEFPSGATHLESIRPPDLTSVEEKLGESQQEVGTAIPSPIAAEKKSRGSKKRSRDKDKLPRLSVLAVSDNATVVECQLDSKSKTVTFKFHVPDVNPEDLAGNLVSNDLLPEWQRGAFTELIRDIVRQLQADPAAAASLVGPATLHALRLNIDKSDYDSETTEREENLTDSNQDNSECTTPTASQDITLAELEPEPAPPQPEPRPDRAHDTLARKISTASSIGSNQSDGGPMAPDRAGSTDSNGEKKSQKPSRKISRFLVSPVVDRGEAVPEERPAPAAEPPAPEPRDPPRDPLRDALVNGVLEPEPAPVPAAAPPPAAPPRVPEPVAVAPKPVSQAIPSENLVPTHQYSLPSHAPQTVTDHRPVELKQAASEPASTAYAPPLAAPATAPAPAPPLPFPSAVAPGLLNGAAPANLASLTTPLQIATDTPLLGLGAAGVALGAAPALMPLAPPTLTPTAVVTDPAATANAENIQRMLLKQNILNQQQNLSGPNLLGLLNPPHYPQPDLALHNNLLATPNAPPLPRLPYAPYYQPMLATANDLIAQQQALQTSVSQLTQPMGSFGLGLGLGAPLQSGLAAQNLGLQQNLGLQQNLGLNQNLMGQNLGQSLGLAGQNLGLSGQNLMGGQGLGLGGQGLGLGGQNLGLMGQNLGSLVAQRAVHHALARRHVDMDMGMTNANSTGSTQPSTPNKSQSYNEYMMSLQNKLSSISNSGPVSPQSPMEYSPALSPTQRQMHALAGHKLIQRDAVSEHGGTLEGEAEVEGGSHAQRLAHLDHELSKISLHYKHAPAKDVYTEDHSATEHDLLEATLNDSAVDTYEEVGVERGGRRFRVARAAPLRSYALCRLLPEMQGKDKLEASASQYEGGDELSMDNASADTSGEEEDAHTYVLTDRARARTYVIDDAFGTRHTILDPAPYVQSDSRPSPTEADETRSYLIVDAARDMTCTVIDRALRLTDDEGFAEFAEGRHRPPAPPAGASPLGEELARWRAAAPGPTPDARLLRDVRAADLLADLYIEEALTNKALVQAVVLLAVRRS; encoded by the exons GCGTCCCAACCGGTGGTGGGCGGGTATAGGCGGCGTAGCTCCGGCCAGGGCCCGCTGTGCGACCCCGAGCTCGACGACAGCGGCAATAAGCTCGTCGCCCGCCTCGAAGACGACGCCTTCATCTCCGAGCAGGATCTG GAAGACACCATTAACATAGCGACGAAGAAGGGTCTACCGCACACCGACGTGGGCGAAACCGACGCCACGGGGGATGAGCAGCCGCAGGAACAACAGAATG GTCTGGAGTACGGTCCCATCTACGAGCTGGAGAAACTGACGGATAAAGACAAGGAGAAGGCGGACAAAGAAGATGAAGAGGAGCCCATCGGAGTCTCGCCCTGCGGCAG GTTCTTTAAGTACGATAAGGAGGTGGGTCGCGGGTCGTTCAAGACGGTATACCACGGTCTCGACACGCAGACCGGCGTAGCTGTGGCCTGGTGCGAGCTGCTG GAGAAAAAGCTGAACAAGACGGAGCGACTTCGGTTCCGCGAGGAAGCGGACATGCTGAAGAAGCTGCAGCACCCCAACATCGTGCGCTTCTACAACTACTGGGAGGGCACCGTCGCCAAGAAGAAGAACATCGTCCTCATCACAGAGCTTATGGTCTCCGGCACGCTTAAGAC GTACCTGCGGCGGTTCAAACGGATCAAGACAAAGGTGCTGAAGTCGTGGTGTCGGCAGATTCTGAAGGGCCTCAACTTCCTGCACTCGCGCACGCCCCCCATCATACATAG AGATCTGAAGTGCGACAACATCTTCATCACGGGCACGACCGGCAGCGTCAAGATCGGCGACCTCGGCCTTGCCACGCTCAAGAACAGGAGCTTCGCCAAGTCCGTTATTG GCACGCCAGAGTTCATGGCGCCGGAGATGTACGAGGAGCACTACGACGAGTCGGTGGACGTGTACGCGTTCGGCATGTGCATGCTCGAGATGGCCACCGGCGAGTACCCCTACAGCGAGTGCAGCGGCCCCGCCCAGATCTACAAGAAGGTCGTCTCG GGGGTGAAACCGCAGAGCTTGGAGAAGGTGACGATACCGGAGGTGAAAGACATCATTGAGTCTTGTATACGACCCAACAAAGCCGATAG GCCGAAAGTCAAAGATTTGCTGAACCACGAGTTCTTCGGCGAGGACATCGGGCTGCGGCTGGAGATCGTCGGTCGCGACCTCGTCACCTGCTCCGACATCACCAAGATACAGTTCCGCCTGAAGATCATTGACCCTAAGAAACG GCTGAACACGCACAAGGAGAACGAGGCGATCCAGTTCGAGTTCGACGTGGAGCGCGACGACTGCGAGGAGGTGGCGACCGACATGGCCAAGGCGGGCCTCATCATGGAGGAGGACGCGCGCATCGTCACCAAGCTGCTCAAGTCGCAGCTCATCAGCCTCAACAG AGAGCGGAGCGAGAAGAAAGTTCAGATGCTGTTCAACCAGGAGCTGATCACCGAACAGAACCGCCAGCAGCAGCAGATGTTGTTGGAGCAGCAGCTCAGACAG GTGAAGATGATCCAAAGTCAGCAAGGTGGTCCAGTAGATCAGGTGAAGGGGGGGTTACTGAATGGAGTCGGCGCGCAGCCCACGCTCGCCGCTGTGCa GCTAGATCAACAATCGCAACTATTGCAAGCCCAGCAACAATTACTCCAACAGCAGTTCCAACAACATCTCACCAACGAGGAGAAAGCCATTAAACTTTTCCAACATAACCTTATGCAGGCTAGAATGTCACCATGTCTGTCCGCCGACCAACAGCTGCTGCACCAGCAGCACCAACTCCTCGAGCAGAATATTAAACAACAAGTTATCATGGAACAGAACCTCTTGAACCAGCAAATGTTCGACACCGTGCAGAACCACAACTACATCGAGCACCAGAACCAACAGACGCTTGAGCCGCAGCAGCAGCTGCAGCAGAATCTGCTCGGCCAGCAACTCGCCGGCGACCTCAGCACCCAAAACCAGATGCAGCAGATCATCCAGCAGCAGCAGAACATCATCGCGCAGCAGGCCGCTACCATACAGCAAAAGCAGTTGGAGGAGCAGCTCACTCAGGACAGCATGGCGGCCGGCCCACAGCCCAACCTCGCCGCGGGCCAGATGCTCGACCCCTCGCTGCAAAACCTCCAGAACATCTTGGCGCAGATCATACACAGGCCGGAAACTATGCAACCGAGGAAGGATTCGGAGACCGAGGCggtgcagcagcagcagcagcagcagcagcagatGCAGTCGCAGCAGATGCAGCAGCAAGTCAACAACCTGGCAGAGAATTTGGACGTGCATCAGAACAACCAAATGGAGCAGGAGGCTATGCAACAGCAGAATAATCTTATGAATACTCAAATGCAACAGCAAGCTAGTCAAATAAATTATCAACAGAATCAACAATATTTTCATCCTAATATTCTATCGGCGGCGGTCGATCCGGCGATATTCGCTCAACAGCAGCAGGTGGCTCAGGCGCAGCATCAAGTCGCACAGGCGCAGCAACAGCTCAACATGCAGAAGCAGATGCTAGCGCAGCAGCAGTTTGTTCTCCAACAGCAGCTGATTAATCAGCAGCAACTTCAGATGCCGGGGCAGACGCTCTCCCCGCAGCATATCAGGACTCTGCAGCAGCAGCAGTATTTAGCGCAGCAGGAGCTCCAACTGCAGACCCAGCAAAATTTAATAGATCAACAAAATCTAGCGCTCCTGGCTCAGAAGCAGCAGCTCATGGGCCAGCAGCAGCAAAAAGTGGAGGAGCTGCTGCGCGCGCAGAGGCCGATGTACACGCGGCAGGGCTCTGAGCAGAGCCAGGTGAGCGCCGTAGACGCGCACGACCAGCAGAACCTGCTACCCGACCACTACCAGCAGAAGCCACAGCTCCAGCAGCAGATATCCATCGATCGGCTCGGCCACTACCACACTCTCGTACAGAAGCAGCAGTCCGACGAGCAGCAACAGCAGCAGCAACAGCAGTACAAGCACCTACAGGGCCAGTCACTTCCGCATAATGCGCTGCCGCAGGGCTTCACGTTGCAGCAGGGCGAGCGGCAAATATCTAGTCACGAGGGCACACCTGTGCAGAATTTCACGACGAACCCGTTGCAGGTGTACCAACAGCGCCAGGTGCAGAGCCTCGCCTACCCCGAGCCTGCGCCCAGTTCGCAACCGCCCGCCTCGCACTACCAACCGGTGGAGGGTGTCCTGGCGATGGCGCCGACGTCACAGCCACCCGCGTCCCATTACCAGCCCATGGAGAACGTCCCGGCGTCCGTTCCAGCCTCGCAGCCCCCCGCCTCCCTCTACCAGCCGGTGGAGGGCGCTCCGTCATCGGTGCCGAGTTCTCAGCCGGCCGTCTCGCACTACCAGCCCGAGGGTGTTCCGGCGCCGGTGCCCAGCTCGCACTACCAGCCGGTGGAGAGCGTCCCGGCGTCGCTGCCCGCCGTCCCGCCTGAGTCCGCACCGCAGCCCGCCCCGCCGCCCGCCGACGCCGTCCCGCAGCAGCTGAACATCCCGCCGGATGAGAATGGCCTCGCCGCCAACACGCAGAAGGAGCAGTTCCACACGCCCATGACGGAGTTCCCGTCCGGCGCGACGCACCTGGAGTCCATCCGCCCGCCCGATCTCACCTCGGTGGAGGAAAAACTGGGGGAGAGCCAACAGGAAG TCGGTACCGCGATACCTTCGCCGATAGCCGCCGAGAAGAAGTCGCGCGGGTCGAAGAAGCGGTCGCGCGACAAGGACAAGCTGCCGCGGCTGAGCGTGCTGGCGGTCAGCGACAACGCTACCGTGGTGGAGTGCCAGCTGGACTCCAAGTCCAAGACGGTGACGTTCAAGTTCCACGTGCCAGATGTGAACCCGGAGGACCTGGCGGGGAACCTGGTCAGCAACGACCTGCTGCCGGAGTGGCAGCGCGGCGCCTTCACTGAGCTGATCCGCGACATCGTGCGACAGCTGCAGGCGGACCCCGCCGCCGCTGCGTCACTAGTGGGGCCAGCCACGCTGCACGCGTTACGTCTCAACATAGACAAg AGCGATTACGACTCGGAGACGACGGAGCGCGAGGAGAACCTGACGGACTCGAACCAGGACAACTCGGAGTGCACCACGCCCACCGCGTCGCAAGACATCACGCTGGCGGAGCTGGAGCCCGAGCCCGCCCCCCCGCAGCCCGAGCCCCGCCCCGATCGCGCGCACGACACGCTCGCCAGGAAGATCAGCACCGCATCGTCTATAG gTTCAAATCAATCCGACGGCGGGCCTATGGCGCCGGACCGCGCCGGTAGCACGGACTCCAACGGAGAGAAGAAGTCACAGAAGCCATcccgaaagatatcgagatttCTAGTCAGCCCCGTCGTGGATCGCGGCGAGGCGGTGCCCGAGGAGcggcccgcgcccgccgccgagCCCCCCGCGCCCGAGCCCCGCGACCCGCCCCGGGATCCGCTCCGGGATGCACTCGTCAACGGCGTGCTGGAGCCCGAGCCGGCGCCCGTGCCCGCGGCCGCACCGCCCCCCGCTGCGCCGCCCCGCGTGCCCGAGCCCGTCGCGGTCGCACCCAAACCAGTCTCGCAAGCCATTCCCTCGGAAAACCTAGTTCCTACTCACCAGTATTCCCTGCCGTCGCATGCGCCGCAGACTGTCACCGACCACCGGCCGGTGGAGCTGAAGCAGGCGGCGAGCGAGCCGGCGAGCACGGCGTACGCGCCGCCCCTAGCCGCGCCCGCgaccgcccccgcccccgcgccgccGCTGCCTTTCCCGAGCGCGGTGGCTCCGGGTCTGCTGAACGGTGCGGCGCCGGCGAACCTGGCCAGCCTCACCACGCCGCTGCAGATCGCTACGGACACGCCGCTGCTGGGGCTGGGCGCGGCGGGCGTGGCGCTGGGTGCGGCGCCGGCGCTCATGCCGCTGGCCCCGCCCACGCTCACGCCCACTGCTGTAGTCACCGATCCAGCTGCCACCGCCAACGCTGAGAACATTCAGAGAATGCTTCTCAAACAGAATATTTTGAA CCAGCAGCAGAACCTGTCGGGCCCCAACCTGCTGGGTCTGCTCAACCCGCCGCACTACCCGCAGCCCGACCTCGCCCTACACAACAACTTGTTAGCCACGCCCAACG CGCCGCCGCTGCCGCGCCTGCCGTACGCGCCCTACTACCAGCCCATGCTCGCAACTGCCAACGACCTTATAG CTCAACAACAAGCTTTACAGACTTCAGTGAGTCAGCTCACGCAGCCGATGGGCTCGTTTGGCCTGGGTTTGGGCCTGGGTGCGCCGCTTCAGTCCGGCCTCGCCGCGCAGAACCTAGGCCTTCAACAGAACTTAGGTCTGCAGCAGAATCTAGGCCTCAACCAGAACCTCATGGGCCAGAATCTTGGACAGTCATTAG GTTTAGCGGGTCAGAATCTAGGTCTAAGCGGACAGAATCTCATGGGTGGGCAGGGTCTGGGCTTGGGCGGGCAGGGGCTTGGGCTGGGCGGGCAGAACCTCGGACTGATGGGACAAAATCTGGGCTCGCTGGTGGCACAGCGGGCGGTGCACCACGCGCTCGCCAGGCGACACGTTGACATGGATATGG GTATGACGAACGCGAACTCTACGGGCTCGACGCAGCCCAGCACGCCCAACAAGAGCCAGTCATACAACGAGTACATGATGTCGCTGCAGAACAAACTCTCCTCTATATCCAACAGC GGCCCCGTGTCCCCGCAGTCGCCGATGGAGTACAGCCCCGCGCTGTCGCCGACGCAGCGGCAGATGCACGCGTTGGCGGGACACAAG CTGATCCAGCGCGACGCGGTATCGGAGCACGGCGGCACGCTGGAGGGGGAGGCGGAGGTGGAGGGTGGGTCGCACGCGCAGCGCCTCGCACACCTTGACCACGAGCTCAGCAAGATCAGCCTGCACTACAAACACGCGCCCGCCAAG GATGTGTATACCGAAGACCACAGCGCTACAGAGCATGATCTGCTGGAGGCGACGTTGAACGACAGTGCTGTGGATACGTATGAAGAAG TGGGCGTGGAGCGTGGCGGTCGGCGCTTCAGAGTGGCGCGCGCGGCGCCGCTACGCAGCTACGCCCTGTGTCGACTGCTGCCTGAGATGCAAG GCAAGGACAAGTTGGAGGCGTCGGCGTCGCAGTACGAGGGCGGGGACGAGCTGTCGATGGACAACGCGTCCGCGGACACGAGCGGCGAGGAGGAGGACGCGCACACGTACGTGCTGACGGACCGCGCGCGCGCACGCACCTACGTCATCGACGACGCGTTCGGCACGCGGCACACCATCCTAGACCCCGCCCCTTACGTGCAG AGCGACAGCAGGCCGAGTCCCACGGAGGCGGACGAGACCCGCAGCTACCTGATCGTGGACGCGGCGCGTGACATGACGTGCACCGTCATCGACCGCGCGCTGCGGCTCACCGACGACGAGGGGTTCGCGGAGTTCGCCGAGGGGCGGCACCGGCCCCCCGCCCCGCCCGCCGGCGCCTCCCCTCTGGGGGAGGAGCTGGCGCGGTGGCGGGCCGCCGCCCCCGGCCCGACGCCCGACGCGCGCCTGCTGCGGGACGTGCGCGCCGCCGACCTGCTCGCCGACCTCTACATCGAGGAGGCGCTCACGAACAAAG CGCTGGTGCAGGCGGTGGTGCTGCTGGCCGTGCGCCGCTCATGA